A single region of the Kineosporiaceae bacterium SCSIO 59966 genome encodes:
- a CDS encoding MFS transporter, whose protein sequence is MTPPGTALGDLRAVLAGPGFRRLLAVRVTSQGSDGLMQVALASLFFFSPERQATTAGVASAFAVLLLPFTLVGPWAGVLLDRWQRRQVLVWGNVVRAVTVTATGWALVELGTGPVLYGLVLLALSVNRFLLAALSAALPHVVAADRLVTANAVSPTIGSASAFVGATVGFAVRPAFPDGDTGDAQLLGVVVAVCLTAALLATRLGRRSLGPDEPERVSAAEALRRLVADLVAGVRHVRDRPVAGWSLLSVGAHRLAFAVTFIALILLSRNRLNPPGDPDAALATLGVVVAASGVGFVAAAVVTPVVVRRLGAPAWVSATLLLAAATQATLVVGVSTAWAVVVGLVLGLAAQGLKISVDTIVQHEVDDAFRGRVFVLYDAIYNAAFVGAAALSVLIVPDDGYARWLYAGIALWYAGAGLAYRHLLRPGR, encoded by the coding sequence GTGACCCCTCCCGGCACCGCCCTCGGCGACCTGCGTGCCGTCCTCGCCGGACCGGGGTTCCGCCGGCTGCTCGCCGTCCGGGTGACGAGCCAGGGCAGCGACGGGCTGATGCAGGTGGCGCTGGCGTCGCTGTTCTTCTTCTCCCCGGAGCGACAGGCCACGACCGCCGGGGTCGCCTCGGCGTTCGCCGTCCTGCTCCTGCCGTTCACCCTGGTCGGACCGTGGGCGGGGGTGCTGCTGGACCGCTGGCAGCGCCGGCAGGTCCTCGTCTGGGGGAACGTCGTCCGGGCGGTGACCGTCACGGCGACCGGGTGGGCGCTGGTCGAGCTCGGGACCGGTCCGGTGCTCTACGGGCTCGTGCTGCTGGCCCTGTCGGTCAACCGGTTCCTGCTCGCGGCGCTGTCCGCCGCCCTGCCGCACGTCGTGGCCGCCGACCGGCTGGTGACGGCGAACGCGGTGAGCCCGACGATCGGCAGTGCCAGCGCCTTCGTCGGGGCGACCGTGGGGTTCGCCGTGCGCCCCGCCTTCCCGGACGGCGACACCGGCGACGCCCAGCTCCTCGGGGTCGTCGTCGCGGTGTGCCTGACGGCGGCCCTGCTGGCCACCCGGCTGGGGCGGCGGAGCCTGGGGCCCGACGAACCGGAGCGAGTGTCCGCGGCCGAGGCGCTGCGCCGGCTCGTCGCCGATCTCGTCGCCGGCGTCCGGCACGTCCGCGACCGGCCGGTCGCGGGCTGGTCGCTGCTGTCGGTGGGAGCACACCGGCTCGCCTTCGCCGTGACGTTCATCGCACTCATCCTGCTGTCCCGGAACCGGCTGAACCCGCCCGGCGACCCGGACGCCGCGCTGGCCACGCTGGGCGTGGTCGTCGCGGCGTCCGGGGTGGGGTTCGTGGCGGCGGCGGTGGTCACGCCGGTGGTGGTCCGGCGGCTCGGCGCCCCCGCGTGGGTCAGCGCGACCCTGCTGCTGGCCGCCGCCACCCAGGCCACGCTCGTCGTCGGTGTCTCGACCGCCTGGGCCGTCGTCGTCGGCCTGGTGCTGGGGCTGGCCGCGCAAGGACTGAAGATCAGCGTGGACACGATCGTCCAGCACGAGGTGGACGACGCCTTCCGCGGGCGGGTGTTCGTGCTCTACGACGCCATCTACAACGCCGCCTTCGTCGGGGCCGCCGCGCTCTCGGTGCTCATCGTCCCGGACGACGGGTACGCCCGCTGGTTGTACGCCGGTATCGCCCTCTGGTACGCCGGGGCGGGGCTGGCCTACCGGCACCTGCTGCGGCCAGGGCGCTGA
- a CDS encoding inositol-3-phosphate synthase, giving the protein MGSVRVALAGVGNCAASLVQGVHYYRDADPAGTVPGLMHVQLGDYHVRDVQFVAAFDVDAKKVGFDLSEAILASENNTITIADVPPLGVTVQRGPTLDGLGRYYRETIEESDADPVDVVQALRDAEADVLVCYLPVGSEDAAKFYAQCAIDAGVAFVNALPVFIAGTPEWAKKFTDAGLPIVGDDIKSQVGATITHRVLAKLFEDRGVVLDRTYQLNVGGNMDFKNMLERERLESKKISKTQAVTSNVQHDMGRRNVHIGPSDYVEWLDDRKWAYVRLEGRAFGDVPLNLEYKLEVWDSPNSAGVIIDAVRCAKIALDREIGGPLLSASSYFMKSPPEQHADDVARTKVEQFIRGEVDR; this is encoded by the coding sequence ATGGGTTCCGTCCGCGTCGCCCTCGCGGGGGTCGGCAACTGCGCCGCCTCGCTCGTCCAGGGCGTCCACTACTACCGCGACGCCGACCCGGCCGGCACGGTGCCGGGCCTCATGCACGTGCAGCTGGGGGACTACCACGTCCGGGACGTGCAGTTCGTGGCCGCCTTCGACGTCGACGCCAAGAAGGTCGGCTTCGACCTCTCCGAGGCCATCCTGGCCAGCGAGAACAACACGATCACGATCGCGGACGTCCCGCCGCTCGGGGTGACCGTCCAGCGCGGGCCCACCCTCGACGGTCTGGGTCGCTACTACCGGGAGACGATCGAGGAGTCCGACGCCGACCCCGTCGACGTCGTCCAGGCCCTCCGGGACGCCGAGGCCGACGTGCTCGTCTGCTACCTGCCGGTGGGCTCGGAGGACGCGGCGAAGTTCTACGCCCAGTGCGCCATCGACGCCGGTGTGGCGTTCGTCAACGCCCTGCCGGTGTTCATCGCCGGCACCCCCGAGTGGGCGAAGAAGTTCACCGACGCCGGGCTGCCGATCGTCGGCGACGACATCAAGAGCCAGGTCGGCGCCACCATCACCCACCGGGTGCTGGCGAAGCTGTTCGAGGACCGCGGCGTCGTGCTCGACCGGACCTACCAGCTCAACGTCGGCGGCAACATGGACTTCAAGAACATGCTCGAGCGGGAGCGGCTGGAGTCCAAGAAGATCAGCAAGACGCAGGCCGTGACGAGCAACGTCCAGCACGACATGGGCCGGCGCAACGTGCACATCGGCCCGTCGGACTACGTCGAGTGGCTGGACGACCGCAAGTGGGCGTACGTGCGGCTCGAGGGCCGGGCGTTCGGCGACGTGCCGCTCAACCTGGAGTACAAGCTCGAGGTCTGGGACTCCCCGAACTCCGCCGGCGTGATCATCGATGCGGTGCGGTGCGCCAAGATCGCCCTGGACCGCGAGATCGGCGGCCCGCTGCTGTCCGCGTCGTCGTACTTCATGAAGTCCCCGCCGGAGCAGCACGCGGACGACGTCGCCCGCACCAAGGTCGAGCAGTTCATCCGCGGCGAGGTGGACCGCTGA
- a CDS encoding PadR family transcriptional regulator — MSRRSSVMTLAVLGLLHESPMHGYELRKRLNSMLGSFRAFSYGTLYPCLKELLANGWIAESSTATADAALPHPLSGKRGRIVYQLTAEGKEHFQALLGEVGPTAWEDEQFDVRFAFFGRTDAETRLRILEGRRSRLQERLDGVRQSMARTWERLDSYTLELQRHGLESVEREVRWLDTLIEDERLGRSDGSASTRGRPSAGHDDN, encoded by the coding sequence GTGAGCCGTCGCAGCAGCGTCATGACGCTCGCCGTCCTCGGCCTGCTGCACGAGTCCCCGATGCACGGCTACGAGCTGCGCAAGCGGCTGAACTCCATGCTCGGCTCGTTCCGCGCGTTCTCCTACGGCACCCTGTACCCCTGCCTCAAGGAGCTGCTCGCGAACGGCTGGATCGCGGAGTCCAGCACCGCCACCGCGGACGCCGCGCTCCCGCACCCGTTGTCAGGCAAGCGGGGCCGCATCGTCTACCAGCTCACCGCTGAGGGCAAGGAGCACTTCCAGGCCCTGCTCGGCGAGGTCGGCCCGACGGCGTGGGAGGACGAGCAGTTCGACGTCCGTTTCGCGTTCTTCGGCCGGACCGACGCCGAGACCCGGCTGCGCATCCTCGAGGGGCGGCGCAGCCGGCTGCAGGAGCGTCTGGACGGCGTCCGCCAGTCGATGGCGCGCACCTGGGAGCGGCTCGACTCGTACACCCTCGAGCTGCAGCGCCACGGCCTGGAGTCCGTGGAGCGGGAGGTCCGCTGGCTGGACACCCTCATCGAGGACGAACGACTCGGTCGGTCCGACGGCTCGGCCAGCACCCGAGGCCGGCCGTCGGCAGGCCACGACGACAACTAG
- a CDS encoding penicillin-binding protein — MARPDQPRPAGNRSAPAGRRERPGNRGRRWAAVLGGLVLLGVVLAGGLFAVGYAATDIPDPNELVDAQTTTVYYSDGESVMGEFAAQDRTILAPEEIPEHVKQAVIAAEDRTFYENRGISLTGIARAFWNNLRGNSTQGGSTITQQYVKNYYLESDRTLTRKIQEAFIAIKIDQQLDKEQILADYLNTIYFGRGAYGIQSAAQAYFGKDAGELTVNEAALLAGIIPAPSRWDPAENPERAQERYEYVLSGMADLGYVDETAASQPMPETIAYEPTDRLAGPTGYLLTGVRDEVLARTAFTENDLDRGGLSIVTTIDKDAQEAAVAAVQDPENLPVEGRPETLQAALVSIDPASGAVRAMYGGEDYLTRQRNAVTQDIAQAGSTFKPFTLVAALEQGISLRTELPGYSPMEFPDFYVDESGEPVPVNNFDNAQYGEIDLVRATQNSVNTVYVGLNEMVGPDATADVAVRAGIPQDAVTPPTPSNVLGSPSVTPMAMGEAYATFAAQGVHHEPYLVERIDQDGSTVYAADIEERRVIAEDVMADTTYALQAVVEAGSGRAASALGRPAAGKTGTSNDSRSAWFAGFVPQLATVVGIYNVGPNGEQLEIPPFGGRRSITGGSFPAQIWTAYMSSALEGVEVVDFPPRGDVGEVPREQVTPTPTPTTTTTTPTPTTTTTTTTPTPTTTTTTTTPTPTPTTSTPSPTTTPPPPEGDRRRLCEIDPTLPFCPDPEPTGGDVGDAGDGVGEQPPVEPGA, encoded by the coding sequence GTGGCACGTCCAGACCAGCCTCGTCCCGCCGGTAACCGGTCGGCCCCCGCCGGACGCCGCGAGCGCCCGGGCAACCGCGGACGCCGCTGGGCCGCGGTGCTCGGGGGACTCGTCCTGCTCGGCGTCGTCCTGGCCGGGGGGCTGTTCGCCGTCGGCTACGCGGCCACCGACATCCCGGACCCCAACGAGCTCGTCGACGCCCAGACGACGACGGTCTACTACAGCGACGGCGAGTCGGTGATGGGCGAGTTCGCCGCCCAGGACCGCACGATCCTGGCTCCCGAGGAGATCCCCGAGCACGTCAAGCAGGCCGTGATCGCCGCCGAGGACCGCACCTTCTACGAGAACCGCGGGATCTCCCTGACCGGTATCGCGCGGGCCTTCTGGAACAACCTGCGCGGCAACTCCACCCAGGGCGGGTCGACGATCACCCAGCAGTACGTGAAGAACTACTACCTGGAGTCCGACCGCACCCTCACCCGCAAGATCCAAGAGGCGTTCATCGCCATCAAGATCGACCAGCAGCTCGACAAGGAGCAGATCCTCGCCGACTACCTCAACACGATCTACTTCGGGCGCGGCGCGTACGGGATCCAGTCCGCCGCCCAGGCCTACTTCGGCAAGGACGCCGGGGAGCTGACCGTGAACGAGGCCGCCCTGCTCGCCGGGATCATCCCGGCCCCGAGCCGGTGGGACCCGGCCGAGAACCCCGAGCGGGCGCAGGAGCGTTACGAGTACGTGCTGTCCGGGATGGCCGACCTCGGGTACGTCGACGAGACCGCGGCGTCCCAGCCGATGCCCGAGACGATCGCCTACGAGCCGACCGACCGGCTGGCCGGGCCGACCGGCTACCTGCTCACCGGCGTCCGGGACGAGGTGCTGGCCCGTACCGCGTTCACCGAGAACGACCTCGACCGCGGCGGCCTGTCCATCGTCACCACCATCGACAAGGACGCCCAGGAGGCCGCGGTGGCGGCCGTCCAGGACCCGGAGAACCTGCCGGTCGAGGGCCGCCCGGAGACGCTGCAGGCCGCGCTGGTGTCCATCGACCCGGCATCCGGGGCGGTGCGCGCGATGTACGGCGGTGAGGACTACCTCACCCGCCAGCGCAACGCCGTGACCCAGGACATCGCCCAGGCCGGGTCGACGTTCAAGCCGTTCACCCTGGTCGCCGCCCTCGAGCAGGGCATCTCCCTGCGCACCGAGCTGCCCGGATACAGCCCGATGGAGTTCCCCGACTTCTACGTCGACGAGTCCGGCGAGCCGGTACCGGTGAACAACTTCGACAACGCCCAGTACGGCGAGATCGACCTGGTCCGGGCGACCCAGAACTCCGTCAACACCGTCTACGTCGGTCTCAACGAGATGGTGGGGCCGGACGCGACGGCCGACGTCGCCGTCCGCGCCGGCATCCCGCAGGACGCGGTCACCCCGCCCACCCCCTCGAACGTGCTGGGCAGCCCGTCGGTGACCCCGATGGCCATGGGCGAGGCCTACGCGACGTTCGCCGCCCAGGGCGTCCACCACGAGCCGTACCTCGTCGAGCGGATCGACCAGGACGGCTCGACGGTCTACGCCGCGGACATCGAGGAGCGGAGGGTCATCGCCGAGGACGTCATGGCCGACACCACGTACGCGCTGCAGGCCGTCGTCGAGGCCGGCTCCGGCCGCGCCGCCAGCGCCCTAGGCCGCCCGGCCGCCGGCAAGACCGGCACCTCCAACGACAGCCGGTCGGCCTGGTTCGCCGGCTTCGTGCCCCAGCTCGCCACCGTCGTCGGCATCTACAACGTCGGGCCGAACGGGGAGCAGCTGGAGATCCCGCCGTTCGGTGGGCGGCGCTCCATCACCGGCGGCTCGTTCCCGGCGCAGATCTGGACGGCGTACATGAGCTCGGCGCTCGAGGGCGTCGAGGTCGTCGACTTCCCGCCCCGAGGGGACGTCGGGGAGGTCCCGCGCGAGCAGGTCACGCCGACCCCGACGCCGACGACCACCACGACCACCCCGACCCCGACGACGACCACGACGACGACCACCCCGACGCCGACGACGACCACGACGACGACCACGCCGACCCCGACCCCGACCACGAGCACACCGAGCCCGACGACCACGCCGCCGCCGCCGGAGGGCGACCGGCGCCGGTTGTGCGAGATCGACCCCACGCTGCCGTTCTGCCCCGACCCGGAGCCCACCGGCGGGGACGTCGGGGACGCGGGGGACGGCGTCGGGGAGCAGCCGCCGGTCGAGCCGGGCGCCTGA
- a CDS encoding DUF2029 domain-containing protein has protein sequence MTRPVAPTREDPVARVASEVAGGPAGRHLAAGRGRWPATSVLALLTVPTLVLAVLLRQPCRALRFASPDQLTHACYSDVPAVVSAAGLDRGVLPYLSTPDPSSADGTRLTEPIGTGWLLAALAALAPDGADAVVWVFDLAVVLVAVALVVTVLAVAALAGRRPWDAALVAVSPVVPAAALVSLDLVAVALAVLGVLAQARSRPGVAGVLLGLAVVVRPTALLVLLAVLVLAVRAGRRRTAGTLAGAALAGWGAVSLPVLAVSPAAFTASWQGTLSLDAGYGSLWLLPQLAGAPLPAGVVRWLALSAVIAVVVGVLAWALTLAHRPRLPALVVVLVAGVLVVSPAVPVQTSLWLLPFAALAVPVWRDHLLWGAAELAYATGTWLYLYGLQEPDRGLPPWAYGTLLVLRLAAIGWLAARAVALSRSPERDPVRAPADAPGLGRDDPAAGPLEGATDAVVVRFR, from the coding sequence GTGACGAGGCCGGTCGCGCCGACCCGCGAGGACCCGGTCGCCCGGGTGGCCAGCGAGGTCGCCGGAGGACCGGCCGGCCGGCACCTGGCCGCCGGGCGCGGCCGGTGGCCCGCCACCTCGGTCCTCGCCCTGCTGACCGTCCCCACCCTGGTGCTCGCCGTCCTGCTGCGGCAGCCGTGCCGGGCGCTGCGGTTCGCGTCCCCGGACCAGCTCACCCACGCCTGCTACTCCGACGTCCCCGCGGTGGTCTCGGCCGCCGGGCTGGACCGCGGCGTGCTCCCCTACCTGTCGACCCCTGACCCGTCGAGCGCGGACGGGACACGTCTGACCGAGCCGATCGGCACCGGCTGGCTGCTCGCCGCCCTGGCCGCGCTCGCCCCGGACGGGGCGGACGCCGTGGTGTGGGTGTTCGACCTCGCGGTGGTGCTCGTCGCCGTCGCCCTCGTCGTCACCGTGCTGGCCGTCGCGGCCCTCGCAGGTCGGCGGCCGTGGGACGCGGCGCTCGTCGCCGTGTCCCCGGTCGTCCCGGCTGCCGCCCTGGTCTCCCTCGACCTCGTCGCGGTCGCGCTCGCCGTGCTCGGCGTGCTCGCGCAGGCCCGCAGCCGCCCCGGGGTGGCCGGCGTCCTGCTCGGCCTGGCGGTCGTCGTCCGGCCGACCGCCCTGCTCGTGCTGCTCGCCGTGCTCGTCCTGGCCGTGCGCGCCGGGCGGCGTCGGACGGCCGGCACCCTCGCCGGGGCGGCCCTCGCCGGGTGGGGGGCGGTGAGCCTGCCGGTGCTCGCGGTCAGTCCCGCCGCCTTCACCGCGTCGTGGCAGGGGACGCTCAGCCTGGACGCCGGCTACGGGTCGCTGTGGCTGCTGCCCCAGCTCGCCGGGGCGCCGCTGCCCGCCGGCGTCGTCCGGTGGTTGGCGCTCAGCGCGGTGATCGCCGTCGTCGTCGGGGTGCTGGCCTGGGCACTCACCCTGGCGCACAGGCCCCGGCTGCCCGCGCTCGTCGTCGTCCTCGTCGCCGGCGTGCTCGTGGTGTCCCCGGCCGTGCCGGTGCAGACGTCGCTGTGGCTGCTGCCCTTCGCCGCGCTCGCCGTCCCGGTGTGGCGCGACCACCTTCTGTGGGGGGCCGCCGAGCTCGCCTACGCCACCGGCACCTGGCTGTACCTGTACGGGCTGCAGGAGCCCGACCGCGGGTTGCCGCCGTGGGCGTACGGCACGCTGCTGGTGCTCCGGCTGGCCGCGATCGGCTGGCTGGCGGCCCGAGCCGTGGCCCTGTCCCGGTCCCCCGAGCGGGACCCCGTGCGGGCTCCGGCCGACGCCCCGGGGCTGGGCCGCGACGACCCCGCGGCCGGTCCGCTCGAGGGGGCCACGGACGCCGTCGTCGTCCGCTTCCGCTGA
- the rpsF gene encoding 30S ribosomal protein S6 has protein sequence MRRYELMVILDPELEERTVAPSLDRFLNVVRSGGGSVENVDIWGRRRLAYDIQKKSEGIYAVVDLTATPEVAKELDRQLNLNEAVLRTKLLRPEVH, from the coding sequence ATGCGTCGTTATGAGCTGATGGTGATCCTCGACCCCGAGCTCGAGGAGCGCACCGTCGCCCCGTCTCTCGACAGGTTCCTCAACGTCGTCCGCAGTGGCGGCGGCTCCGTGGAGAACGTCGACATCTGGGGTCGTCGCCGGCTGGCGTACGACATCCAGAAGAAGTCCGAGGGCATCTACGCGGTGGTCGACCTCACCGCCACCCCGGAGGTCGCCAAGGAGCTCGACCGGCAGCTGAACCTCAACGAGGCCGTGCTGCGGACCAAGCTGCTGCGCCCCGAGGTGCACTGA
- a CDS encoding single-stranded DNA-binding protein, producing the protein MAGETKITVIGNLTNDPELRFTPSGAAVANFTVASTPRNFDRQTSEWKDGETLFLRCSVWRDAAENVAESLVRGSRVIVTGNLVSRSFETKEGERRTVNEVQVDEVGPSLRYATAKVNKTSRGGGGFGGGQAGQAGGQQQEDPWATSPGSGGQSGAGQAGQAGGGWGGGSYSEEPPF; encoded by the coding sequence ATGGCCGGCGAGACCAAGATCACGGTGATCGGCAACCTCACGAACGACCCCGAGCTGCGGTTCACGCCGTCCGGGGCCGCGGTCGCCAACTTCACCGTGGCGTCCACTCCGCGCAACTTCGACCGCCAGACCAGCGAGTGGAAGGACGGCGAGACGCTGTTCCTGCGCTGCTCGGTGTGGCGGGACGCGGCGGAGAATGTCGCCGAGTCCCTCGTCCGCGGCAGCCGCGTCATCGTCACCGGCAACCTCGTGTCGCGCTCGTTCGAGACGAAGGAGGGCGAGCGCCGCACCGTCAACGAGGTGCAGGTCGACGAGGTCGGCCCGTCGCTGCGCTACGCCACCGCCAAGGTCAACAAGACCAGCCGCGGCGGCGGGGGCTTCGGCGGCGGCCAGGCCGGTCAGGCCGGTGGCCAGCAGCAGGAGGACCCGTGGGCCACCAGCCCCGGCTCCGGCGGCCAGTCCGGCGCAGGTCAGGCCGGCCAGGCAGGCGGCGGCTGGGGCGGCGGCTCGTACTCCGAGGAACCGCCGTTCTGA
- a CDS encoding 30S ribosomal protein S18 encodes MVKPAVRKPKKKQNPLKGVEYVDYKDTALLRKFISDRGKIRARRVTGVTVQQQRQIAKAVKNAREMALLPYSSSAR; translated from the coding sequence ATGGTCAAGCCGGCTGTGCGAAAGCCGAAGAAGAAGCAGAACCCGCTCAAGGGCGTCGAGTACGTCGACTACAAGGACACCGCGCTGCTGCGGAAGTTCATCTCCGACCGGGGCAAGATCCGCGCCCGCCGGGTCACCGGGGTCACGGTCCAGCAGCAGCGTCAGATCGCCAAGGCCGTGAAGAACGCCCGCGAGATGGCCCTCCTGCCGTACTCGAGCTCGGCGCGCTGA
- the rplI gene encoding 50S ribosomal protein L9, with translation MKLILTQEVTGLGEPGDVVEVKDGYGRNYLVPRGLATAWTKGGQKQVEAIRKARQSREIATLEEARSVKASLESGRVRLPVRAGQSGRLFGAVTPADVAEAVKASTGAEIDRRKVEIDQPIKSLGSHQVQVRLHPEVQATIDVEVVAAS, from the coding sequence ATGAAGCTCATCCTCACCCAGGAGGTCACCGGTCTCGGCGAGCCCGGTGACGTCGTCGAGGTCAAGGACGGCTACGGCCGCAACTACCTCGTCCCCCGCGGCCTGGCCACCGCCTGGACCAAGGGCGGCCAGAAGCAGGTCGAGGCGATCCGCAAGGCCCGGCAGAGCCGGGAGATCGCGACGCTCGAGGAGGCCCGCTCGGTGAAGGCCTCGCTGGAGTCCGGCCGGGTCCGCCTGCCGGTCCGGGCCGGCCAGTCCGGCCGGCTGTTCGGCGCCGTGACCCCCGCGGACGTCGCCGAGGCCGTCAAGGCGTCGACCGGTGCCGAGATCGACCGGCGCAAGGTCGAGATCGACCAGCCGATCAAGTCGCTCGGCTCCCACCAGGTGCAGGTCCGCCTGCACCCGGAGGTCCAGGCGACCATCGACGTCGAGGTCGTCGCCGCGTCCTGA
- a CDS encoding MATE family efflux transporter, whose translation MAGLHDHRGRGRGEGRGHDREILRLAVPAFGALVAEPLFLLADSAIIGYLGTAPLAGLGVAGAALATAVGMFVFLAYATTGAVARRFGAGDLRAALAQGVDGMWLAAGLGVPTAVAGWLWAPEIVAALGASTAAAPHAEAYLRWSLPGLPAMLVVLAATGVLRGLQDTRTPLVVAATGAGANVVLNVVLVHGLGLGIAGSAIGTVLAQLGMATALAVVVVRGARRHDVSLAPRRRGVAAAGRSGLPLVVRTLTLRVALLVTTAVAARQGDTALAAHQVVSTLWTFLAFALDAVAIAGQAITGRALGAGDVAQARGATRRMLQWGVTSGVVLGALLLATSPVLPALFTPDPAVRSAVTAALVVAALAQPVAGWVFVLDGVLIGAGDGRYLAVAGVLTLVAYLPLAGLVLLAAPGGTTGLVWLWVAFGLGFMLARAVTLGLRARGDAWLVTGAAR comes from the coding sequence GTGGCGGGATTGCATGATCACCGAGGGAGGGGGAGGGGGGAGGGGCGGGGACACGACCGGGAGATCCTCCGGCTGGCCGTGCCGGCGTTCGGCGCGCTCGTCGCCGAACCGCTGTTCCTGCTCGCCGACTCGGCGATCATCGGCTACCTGGGCACCGCCCCGCTCGCCGGTCTCGGCGTCGCCGGGGCCGCGCTGGCCACCGCGGTGGGGATGTTCGTCTTCCTCGCCTACGCGACCACCGGCGCCGTGGCCCGCCGGTTCGGCGCCGGGGACCTGCGGGCCGCACTGGCCCAGGGCGTCGACGGGATGTGGCTGGCCGCCGGGCTCGGCGTGCCGACAGCGGTCGCCGGCTGGCTGTGGGCGCCCGAGATCGTGGCTGCGCTGGGGGCGTCGACCGCGGCCGCGCCGCACGCCGAGGCCTACCTGCGCTGGTCGCTGCCCGGGCTGCCGGCGATGCTCGTCGTGCTCGCCGCGACCGGGGTGCTGCGGGGGCTGCAGGACACCCGGACCCCGCTCGTCGTGGCGGCGACCGGCGCCGGGGCGAACGTCGTCCTCAACGTCGTGCTCGTGCACGGGCTGGGGCTGGGGATCGCCGGGTCGGCGATCGGGACGGTGCTCGCCCAGCTGGGGATGGCCACCGCCCTCGCGGTCGTCGTCGTGCGGGGAGCGCGCCGCCACGACGTGTCGCTGGCCCCCCGGCGTCGGGGGGTCGCGGCCGCCGGCCGGTCCGGCCTGCCGCTCGTCGTGCGGACGCTGACCCTGCGGGTGGCCCTGCTCGTCACCACCGCCGTCGCGGCCCGGCAGGGCGACACCGCACTGGCCGCCCACCAGGTGGTCTCGACGCTGTGGACGTTCCTCGCGTTCGCTCTCGACGCGGTCGCCATCGCCGGCCAGGCGATCACCGGCCGGGCACTGGGCGCCGGCGACGTGGCCCAGGCCCGCGGCGCCACCCGCCGGATGCTGCAGTGGGGCGTCACCAGTGGCGTCGTCCTCGGCGCGCTGCTGCTCGCCACCTCCCCGGTGCTGCCGGCCCTGTTCACGCCGGACCCGGCGGTCCGCTCGGCGGTCACCGCGGCACTCGTGGTCGCGGCGCTCGCCCAGCCGGTCGCCGGCTGGGTGTTCGTGCTCGACGGGGTGCTCATCGGCGCCGGTGACGGCCGGTACCTGGCGGTGGCCGGCGTGCTCACCCTGGTCGCCTACCTGCCGCTTGCCGGGCTCGTGCTCCTTGCTGCCCCGGGCGGCACGACCGGCCTGGTCTGGCTGTGGGTGGCGTTCGGGCTGGGCTTCATGCTGGCGCGAGCGGTCACGCTGGGTCTGCGGGCGCGAGGGGACGCGTGGCTGGTCACCGGGGCGGCCCGCTGA